A region of the Spirochaetaceae bacterium genome:
AACCCTAAATTGCGAGGCATTGGGCGTATCGCCTATAATATTTATGCCTTGCAAAAGCATACCATCTAAATCGATAATATCTGTTAATAGTGAGCCTTGCCCACTAAAGCGGCTAAAATTAAGATTGCCTACATAATGCGGGTAAATGACAAAGTTATCGAGATAACCGGCGAAACCACCCACCGCTATGCGGCGGTTAGCCGCACGGTGCCACGATAATTCGTAACGCTGGGCGCTTTCGCGGCCGGCGCTATTGGCATAGGCCACATTAACCACAGCCCCATTGTCTAACAACTCTATCATCGCTAAGCTATCGGTATAACGCAACGTATGCCGCCGCCAACTATTAACCATTAATGGGCTGCCGGCCACCTCAAAGGTTAAAGGCTGGCCGTAAACCGAAAGAAAAAGATTTTCAAAACGCCACACCAGCCGGCCCTCGCTGATAAAAGCGGTAGCTTGCTGTTCTAGGGTACGGCCATTTAAAATAATATCGGCACGGTAAGTAAAAAGCTCTTCATTTTCGGCCAGCCGCATCGGGTAAAACCAAAAATCGATGACAAAATCACCGCTCTGCTGAGTAAAGAGCGAGCCGGCCAACGGCTCTAAAACTAAAGCATTATTGCCATGAAAAGCCGCCGCAAAAGAACCCACCCGGCTAAGGTTATTGCTGCGTTTGGCCGGATTAGCCAGTAAACGGTAAGGAAAGTTTTGCCACTCATTATCTTCCTCAAAGGTTAAAGCAAGGTTAGCGCTGTAGCTAAGCGGGCTGCTTAAAGAAAGGCGGCGGCTGTTATCGGCTAGTGTTCTAAAAGTTAAATTATGTAAAGTTACATTATCCCAAGCCATACCGTTTTGGCTTACCGAATAATTATCGGCCAATAAAGGATTAGCTATGCTTAACGCTAAAGACAAAGCAACCAGCAAAACAAATTTCATAGAGTAATTATCGGTTAGTTACCGGCAAAAATTAAGGGCAAACCTCCAACTAAGTAGCGCTATCTATAGTGGATTGACTATACTTATACGGTCTGCCTACTTGGTGAGGTAAACATTTTAAAAAGCAATCCATCGCTACTAAGGCCAAGTTCGGCCATAACTTCTTTAGCTACTGTTTGTGATTGTACCAAAGCTTTAAAAATTTCAAATAAAAAATTAAGGTTATTTTCTTGTATAGCTCCTTCAATAAAAGCCAAATATTCTTCTTTTGTGCTAATTAATTCAGCCAAATCATAGTCGCTTATTTCAAAATCGTCTTCAGTTAAATTAAGCTCTTCAAGCATTTTTTCTCGTATCATTAGGTTAATCCTCATTCTTAGCCAATTCTTTAGCCCTTTCAATGTCATGTGGTTGCGAAGTTTTGTTGCCGCCCAACAATAAAATAATAATTTTATTACCTTTTTGTTGATAGTAAACTCTGTAAGCTGGGCCGTAATGAATACGTAGTTCGTAAACACTTCCGTCTATATGCTTTGTATCACACTGTTTACCACACCGCAGGTTGTTAATATGGGAAGCTATAAGCCGTTTACCTACTATATCATTAAGCTTTTTAAACCATTTCACATAAGCTTTGGTGTATTTTAGCTCATTCACCATTACAGTATAGCCTAAAAAATGCATTTTGCCTAGAGTTTTACTGGTGTAAATTGGGGCTTTGATAAGGCTGATAATAAAAATAAGGGGACTTACCCCCTTATTTTTAAATTTTCACCTTTCAATTACAAGGCCTACCGGCCGGTTAGTAATGGCGGCCGGTCTTAAAGTGCTACCTCTTATATAGATAGTTGTTAAGTTTGAGTTACCGCTTACATTAAGGTTTTGCAGCCTTGTATGGCGTATATCTAGGCTGGTAAGTTGGTTATCTTCTACCCTAAGATTTACCAAACGGTTATTGCTGCCCGTGTTTAAAATTAAGTTGGTAAGCCGGTTCCCATCTACATGTAAAATAGCCAAAGCCGTATTATTTTGTACATTTAAAGTAGTTAGCTGATTATCACCTGCCAAGAGGCGGCCCAATGCCCCATTATTACTTACATTTAAAGCGGTAAGCCTATTACCCGTTACATCAAGAGATTGCAACCGAGTGTTATTACTTACATTTAAGCTGATTAGCCGGTTATTATCCACCCTAAGCCAAGTTAAAGCCGTATTGTTACTTACATCTAAGCCGGTAAGCAAATTATTTTGCAGCCAAAGATGAGTGAGAGCGGTATTATGGCTTATATCTAAACTCGTTATTTGGCTGTTGTAGGCGGTGCGCCCCGTATTATACAAACTAAGCCAAGTTAAAACCCTATTATTACTTACATCTAAAGTAGTTAAACTGCTGTCAACTACCTGAATATATTCTAAGGCCGCCGCCCCGCTTACATTTAAACTGGTAAGCAAATTACCGCCGGTATAAAGATGAGTTAAAGCGGTATTTTGGCTTACATCTAACGCTGTAAGCTGGTTATCGTGTATCATTAACTGAGTTACCCCAGTTAAATACTCGATACCGCCGGCATTGCGGATACCTTTGCCGGATACATTAAAAACAGGCTGACCTTCCCTTAGCTCTATAAACATAGAGCCCTCCCGGCGCATATGGCCGTCAAAAGAAGCTAAAAAAGCCTCCCAACGATTGAGCCTGCTCCCTTGAATACTGGCCAAACTGTTAAGCAAAGCTTCGCCGGTTAAGTTGGCTTGCCGGCGGCCTAAACTTTTAGCTACTTCACGGCGTAAAGCTCTATCGGGGAAAAGGCCGCTCAAGGTAACACTGCCGCTCTCGGCCGGGCCGCTAGCATAACTATAAACTGCAGCGCTCAAAACTAAAGCTGCTATCAACCACAATTTAATATATTTAGCCATAAGTTATCCTCTCATTTTTTAACTTTGTTTGGTTTTTAATTATACCAAATTCGGTATATTATCTTTTTTATTCTTATAGTATACCTTGTTACCGCCAAAATTAC
Encoded here:
- a CDS encoding type II toxin-antitoxin system RelE/ParE family toxin, with product MNELKYTKAYVKWFKKLNDIVGKRLIASHINNLRCGKQCDTKHIDGSVYELRIHYGPAYRVYYQQKGNKIIILLLGGNKTSQPHDIERAKELAKNED
- a CDS encoding fibronectin type III domain-containing protein, which produces MKFVLLVALSLALSIANPLLADNYSVSQNGMAWDNVTLHNLTFRTLADNSRRLSLSSPLSYSANLALTFEEDNEWQNFPYRLLANPAKRSNNLSRVGSFAAAFHGNNALVLEPLAGSLFTQQSGDFVIDFWFYPMRLAENEELFTYRADIILNGRTLEQQATAFISEGRLVWRFENLFLSVYGQPLTFEVAGSPLMVNSWRRHTLRYTDSLAMIELLDNGAVVNVAYANSAGRESAQRYELSWHRAANRRIAVGGFAGYLDNFVIYPHYVGNLNFSRFSGQGSLLTDIIDLDGMLLQGINIIGDTPNASQFRVFVRFDDFRVGFDDSLAWQQYNPAINYRLQSERYVQFRVDFFAGNAAASSPILHDFIVLREVIPPPPRPGAVSFTRQDNGVFITWQPLLVGDVAGYKIYFGTAPGDYFGEAAFDSSPIDVGNTTRFFLEGLTPGQLYYFTITAYSSGVNRQESAFAPERSFLP